The following nucleotide sequence is from Mytilus edulis chromosome 13, xbMytEdul2.2, whole genome shotgun sequence.
ACTTTATGTAAATTCACAATTAAAAAACAGATATCAACTAAAATTTCaaacttttctttttaattatataaatattggaATCTGTTACCTTTTTTTTAGTGGGTGATTTTTGGGgttacctttaaaaaaaaccattgtgCTTATATTACAGATGAAACATGTCTTCCTTGAAAAAAACTTGCATCATTTTACACAATTATCATTGATTCAAGAAAGATACGCATAAAACTCAGGATTTATGTTAATACTTTAATGTCTACTttgtatttgaattaattttcaattgctAGATTAAATATTCAATTGCCAGATTTTATGTCAGGTTGGATAGGGAACAGTGGGTCAATTATGTCTATGATGCACAGAAAAAAACTAGGGAGACGGTTGCTAAATAAAGAGTTTTCATGGATTTTGTATTTTCAGGAGCAGCAGCAATCACGACAACGACAACTAGCTATGGATGAGAAACAATGTCGATCTTACCTCACCCTGGCCACAGAAACAGTGGATATGTTCCACTATCTTACACAGAAAATCATTGGTCCTTTTCTGGACTCAGTAAGTCTTGATTAAATCTTGCCATTTTTTAATATATGGGTTGTTAAAAATGGGTGCTcctgttgttaatttttttaatgttaaacttTTTTGCGTGGTAAGTGATAAAAGCTCCTTGTAGTCTCTAATTTAAAGGAGTTCTGTAGGTTCTTTTAAGGACTCATTCTGTGTTTTAttgaattaacaaataaaaagatgggAGCTCTATTTCAATTTATGATCATTTTACTAATTCCAGCATCTAGATGCCATACATCTATACATCTGTTGTCGAATGTTTTATTAACATTTCAGATTGGCGTATGTTCTAATCTCTATATTGTGATGAAGTATTGacaaatgtgttttatttcaacCACCTTTCTAATTTTAGCATTTAGGGGACAGACTGGCAGCTATGTTAAACTTTAACCTTCAACAGCTATGTGGGTCAAAGTGTAAAAACTTGAAGGTGAAAACCCAGAGAAATACGGATGGGAACCTAAAAAACTGCTGGATAGTTTAACCGATATATATCTACATTTAGACTGTGATGATTTTGCTAAAACTATAGCTAATGATGAGGTAAGGTATAACAAGGAAATCTCTATTTGTTTGTTGACACTTGCAAGGAATAGATCGGTCATATGGAGTTTGTACCTATTTCTTGTAATAAAATGACACATTACATTTATAGAGGAATAGATACATAAAGACAAAGTAATTCTAATAATAAAATGACACAATTTTTTTAGAGGAAAGACAAAGTAATTCTGATTAAACCTGAAAGGGGAAATTATAAACTTATGTACTTTAGGTGTTCACTAAGTGCCTTCTGAGAATACCAACAACcaagtatatataaaacattgcTGACATAACTTATCTTTGGATAATTTATAGAATTTCATAATTTTGGAATTTCTGTAAATTAACTAAAAAATGTACCAAGATATAGGataaataagtttttttctatCCCTAGACACAAAAGGCCTTAGTAAGATCATGTTCTGAAATGTCATTTATTTCATATGTATCAATCATAACAGAGGCATTTTATAATGAGTGGATCTGCTTTGGTATAGATCTAACAAActtgatatattttgtattttagaggTCCTATAAAAAGGAATTGTTTGATGATGCAATAGGTAGAATGAGACGAGCCAGGATTAAGACAGAACAAGAGATTGATAAATTCCGTAAACTGCAAGATAAAGTGGAAGAATTGGTCAGGGATAAAAACTTAGAAGAAACAGACTATGGGGAAATTCCTGAAGAATTCAAAGGTAATATTTTGTTAGTTGCATCTACTTTGGACATCAAGGCCTGATTGATGTAGTGTGTTTCTATACACATTATTTTTGCATTTCCCAGTCTGTTACTGTTTCTTGCATCACGAGAAGATGTGGTTTTAAGTTGTTTACCATGAATTAATTATTGCTGCAACATTTAACTTAGTTTACATgatttacaaaacaaacaaataaaacaaatctttacatCATgggttgaaattttaaaaatatatggcTAATTAGATTTAAGATATTTCAAGTTATATAGATATACATTCAGTTTTGTTAGTAATAATTTTGTTACAAACATATATcagatcaatatatatattttcagatcCTTTTATAGTATCATCTGTATATATTTTCAGATCCTTTAATGGATACCTTATTAGATGACAGATAGATTTATTGTATcatctttatatattttcagatcCTTTAATGGACACCTTACTAGATGACCCTGTGATATTACCTAGTGGAACAGTGATGGAAAAGTCCATTATAATGAGGCATTTATTAAACTCACAGACTGACCCATTCAATAGACAGCCCCTCACTGAGGATGAATTAAAACcaggtatatatatacataaattacCCTTGACATTTAGAAAAGATCATTCCATCCAAATTGATTATAACCTGTGTGTTAACATTAGAGACTTTGAATTCACACTACTGAAAAGTTTAATAAGATCAAGTTTCAAAAAGGCCAAATCAAGttagaagttgaagagcattaaggtcCAAAAattacagcttaggtaatctaatcctgaggtagaaaatatttatttgaagaaCTGAATTTGTAATAGTAGAGAAAATGTAATATCTTAAGTGAACCTTAAATAacagttatatatatgtttgtttatagCTACAGATCTCAAGAAGAAAATTCAACAATGGAAGATTGAGAAAAGGAAACGTTAGAATGAATGGAATGTTTGTAATGAATGAATCGTCATGGATGAATCGTCATGGATGTTTGTCAGAAAAACATTTGTCCATGTATCTGTGAAATATATGGACTATCTCAAAGATTATACTTTTAGTCATAATTTACAGCTGTATGTACCATCTCAAAGATGGTTCTTGactaaaataaatcatttattttataaatgtggATGGATTTTTATGACAGATCAATTTTTCTGATTTGTAAAAACAATGAGTGTTTAAAACCATAATATTGTAGCTGCAAGTTGGAGTTACTTTTTATCATaagatgtcaaaatatttatcttGGTAGCAtttattttactgaaaaaaaaaattatttcacatttGAATTGTCATAATAAGAAAATAGTTCAAAATTGTTAATCCGAATCTAATTATTTCTGAAATGTTTGTCTTAATATAAAGTGTTAGAAGAAGAATATACAACCATGTGTAAGGGGCTACAGGAACAGTGAATGTTAATAGAACAATAGATTTCTGGATGGTTTTATGTTATTCAGTTATTCAAAGATGACATTAAATCACTGATATGCCACTTCAAATGTTATCAAGATGTTTGTACTTTGAGATAGTCTTAGATGGGATTTATTTTATGAGCCCTTTGACCTTTGCTCTTGATGTCAAATATAGTTTCAATCAGATTGAAGTACAGATTTTATGTCCATGCTCCATTAAcaaggatttaaaaaaatcacagttctaCTTTCTGTTTAATATACACCTTCAGAAATTTCATTGGTTGATGTAATAATAACCAGAACAGAAAGTAGAAAGGAGTGTTGTGAGATCCTTGTTAGCTTAACATGGACATAAGATCTGTATTCTAATCAGAAAGATGATGTTTTGAATGTTCCTTCACATGTAAATGTTATGTATTTATTTAAGAGAACATTGGAGCTATAAAATAGCTATTGTTCGCATTAAGCTCTTAGTTTGTTCCCTTTTCTTTGACTCCTTATGGGTGTCAATGTGCAATCTGGTTTGTAGCTGTTTAGCTGTGTTATTAATAAGATATGAATCATTCAAAAGATTTTTTGTgcaaataagaattaaaaacatgtttttcctTGGATTCGGGCATTTGTAGATTTCCAAGTAAACAATTTAATACCTCTTTCCTTTTGTTTAATTAACCTGGCAACACTGAGGCTGTGAGTTCAAACCATGCTCTTGGCAATGTGTGAAATGTCTCaaaagtcctggtatctatgatgagtttatttattgacTAGGAGCCAGTGAGTTGAATAGAAATACCtaaatgtttttcattaaaatatctgTTTAAAAGATAAGAATTTCTTATTTAAGAATGTACTTATCAAATGTATAAATAATTATGTCTTGGATTATTCACATTGGGCATACAACAATTGTTTTG
It contains:
- the LOC139501643 gene encoding ubiquitin conjugation factor E4 B-like isoform X2; protein product: MWTIPAHQNRMTEEAKKGKSFVKFVNMLMNDTTFLLDESLDCLKRIHEIQEALENTEEWEKQSREQQQSRQRQLAMDEKQCRSYLTLATETVDMFHYLTQKIIGPFLDSHLGDRLAAMLNFNLQQLCGSKCKNLKVKTQRNTDGNLKNCWIV